The proteins below are encoded in one region of Pseudomonas putida NBRC 14164:
- a CDS encoding SDR family NAD(P)-dependent oxidoreductase → MWVTGAGNGLGLALVEALLGQGHRVAASGKDSDALEALSACYGSQLLRLPWQLHEEQQVANACQQICHAWCSLDGLIINAGTSDYLPADVADSELFEAIGSTNQLAGELCLSKALPLLAKGDSQQVMALFNRYSALQLYAPTQVIAGWNNLPQWMREQRKPLKELGIGLTVVAPQSLKVPVTSVQAIPEEWTPQGVAEALLRRWPQGEPELILETLDISSLWPLTR, encoded by the coding sequence ATCTGGGTGACGGGTGCCGGTAACGGACTAGGCCTCGCATTAGTGGAGGCGCTGCTCGGGCAAGGACACCGGGTAGCAGCAAGCGGTAAGGACAGCGATGCACTGGAGGCCCTGAGTGCGTGTTATGGCAGTCAGCTGTTGCGGTTGCCTTGGCAACTGCATGAAGAACAACAGGTGGCGAATGCCTGCCAGCAGATATGCCATGCCTGGTGCTCGCTGGATGGCTTGATCATAAATGCCGGCACCAGTGATTACCTGCCGGCCGATGTAGCAGACAGCGAACTGTTCGAGGCGATAGGCAGTACCAACCAGCTGGCAGGTGAGCTGTGCCTGAGCAAAGCGCTGCCTTTGCTGGCAAAGGGCGATTCGCAGCAGGTGATGGCGTTGTTCAACCGGTATTCAGCGTTGCAGCTGTATGCCCCGACACAGGTCATTGCGGGCTGGAACAACCTGCCGCAATGGATGCGTGAGCAACGCAAGCCTCTGAAGGAGCTGGGCATCGGGCTGACTGTAGTGGCGCCACAGTCGCTGAAGGTGCCGGTGACGTCGGTGCAGGCGATCCCGGAGGAGTGGACGCCGCAGGGTGTCGCTGAAGCGTTGTTGCGTCGGTGGCCGCAGGGAGAACCGGAACTGATCCTGGAAACCCTGGACATCAGTAGCCTGTGGCCGTTGACGCGCTAA
- a CDS encoding acyloxyacyl hydrolase, with translation MRKLLGLAAAAAFTLGQAMSAQAADVSFSVGQTGDSTMVYRLGLQSNWDASWWQTSVGRLTGYWDGAYTYWDGDETASNHSLSFAPVFVYEFAGESVKPYIEAGIGVAAFSSTELESNELGSSFQFEDRIGFGLRFAGGHEIGVRAIHYSNAGIKEPNDGVESYSLHYRMAL, from the coding sequence TGGCTTGGCGGCGGCTGCTGCCTTTACCTTGGGGCAAGCGATGTCGGCACAGGCTGCCGACGTTTCGTTTTCGGTAGGGCAGACCGGTGACTCGACCATGGTCTACCGATTAGGGCTGCAATCGAACTGGGATGCGAGCTGGTGGCAGACCAGCGTTGGTCGACTGACTGGCTACTGGGATGGGGCCTACACCTATTGGGATGGTGACGAGACGGCGAGCAACCACAGCCTGTCGTTTGCGCCAGTCTTCGTCTATGAGTTTGCCGGGGAGTCGGTGAAGCCCTACATCGAGGCAGGGATTGGTGTGGCGGCGTTTTCCAGCACCGAACTGGAAAGCAACGAGCTAGGCTCGTCGTTCCAGTTCGAGGACCGCATCGGCTTTGGTTTGCGCTTTGCCGGCGGGCATGAGATCGGAGTGCGGGCGATCCATTACTCCAATGCGGGTATCAAAGAGCCCAACGATGGGGTGGAAAGCTACAGCCTCCATTACCGCATGGCGCTCTGA